A single window of Anopheles moucheti chromosome 2, idAnoMoucSN_F20_07, whole genome shotgun sequence DNA harbors:
- the LOC128310750 gene encoding death-associated protein 1, producing the protein MADEDKGLVAGHPPAVKAGGMRIVQHKTPNSERPAKDPVEVIGLSNPSPNVNTGEVAQSATSAKHTDHSVEASQVAHAQKPPAPVHSKPVNHIQQPRK; encoded by the exons ATGGCTGATGAAGACAAAGGATTGGTCGCTGGACATCCTCCAGCAG TGAAGGCAGGTGGAATGCGCATCGTGCAACATAAGACTCCGAACAGCGAAAGGCCAGCTAAGGATCCGGTCGAGGTCATCGGGCTTTCG AATCCATCACCGAACGTAAACACCGGAGAGGTGGCTCAATCGGCAACAAGTGCGAAGCATACGGACCATTCCGTCGAGGCATCGCAAGTGGCCCATGCCCAGAAACCTCCGGCACCTGTGCACAGCAAGCCCGTTAATCATATCCAGCAACCTCGGAAGTGA
- the LOC128297400 gene encoding H/ACA ribonucleoprotein complex non-core subunit NAF1, producing the protein MEEKAKSPETTNGDRAENKELSQETSVLSTETTIVEKEGGKVNLDTGEPMEEKSIEPLTASSGTIPAENEASESGTVEEKLINIKEAQSAKESSSAAIVTETPSESAEAIDTKEAETVDNKKPEESSQKESEEISRKDLEETDKMDVTAEPANQSMEVEEPVAAVPVTIVSIQEQVAADQKLETEAVQKISNTSLSMLCQYSGSSDSEAEATDTSNVVEEATVHSSSSSSDDSDVEIVKENPLTAGGYRVQDDPILVSDAETMDTNAVSSEDENDEPVTGPIRTAGEILPHELPPIEELTITVPETECKPIGHIDSIVAQIVLVQSVPGIELLNLDTVLFLERGKRALGKIFDVIGQVNQPIYCVLFNSNQEIVTKNITTGMEVFCAPRTEHTSFIILSELMRTKGSDASWMHDNEIPAYMAEHSDDEEERAAKRNRKKNAANRQQSQNDDYEGSEMGEEEQQQRYNPRQPSPSTSRGYYGRHLPQGGRQFNPRYPSGNSWHHNYNPRFNHPHQYRPRFQQRNHQQFQQIPHMQPPPQGGMMLRNPFAGGQGPPRPPAGSN; encoded by the exons atggaggaGAAAGCAAAATCCCCAGAAACGACAAATGGCGATCGAGCGGAGAACAAGGAACTATCGCAAGAAACTAGTGTCCTTAGTACAGAGACCACCATTGTTGAAAAAGAAGGCGGGAAAGTAAATCTGGATACGGGAGAACCTATGGAGGAGAAATCCATTGAACCATTAACTGCTTCATCTGGTACGATTCCGGCAGAGAATGAAGCTAGCGAAAGTGGTACCGTGGAAGAGAAATTGATCAACATAAAAGAAGCGCAGAGCGCGAAggaatcatcatcagcagcaataGTCACGGAAACACCTTCTGAAAGTGCTGAAGCGATCGACACCAAAGAAGCTGAAACAGTTGATAACAAAAAACCTGAAGAAAGCTCTCAAAAAGAATCTGAAGAAATCTCACGCAAAGATCTAGAAGAAACGGATAAGATGGATGTCACAGCTGAACCCGCTAATCAGTCAATGGAAGTAGAGGAACCGGTAGCAGCAGTTCCGGTCACAATTGTCTCTATCCAGGAACAAGTCGCAGCAGACCAAAAACTCGAAACAGAGGCAGTTCAAAAGATCAGTAATACTTCATTGTCGATGTTGTGCCAATACTCGGGAAGTTCTGATTCGGAGGCGGAAGCCACCGACACATCCAATGTGGTAGAGGAAGCAACGGTGCACTCATCGTCCTCTTCTTCCGATGATAGTGATGTAGAGATTGTTAAGGAAAATCCCTTGACTGCCGGCGGCTATCGTGTCCAGGATGATCCAATTTTAGTAAGCGACGCCGAAACCATGGATACGAA TGCTGTCTCTTCGgaagatgaaaatgatgaaCCCGTTACGGGACCGATTCGTACCGCGGGTGAAATACTGCCACACGAGTTGCCTCCTATCGAGGAGTTGACCATTACCGTCCCGGAGACGGAATGTAAGCCAATCGGACATATCGACTCGATCGTGGCGCAGATCGTGCTGGTGCAGTCCGTTCCCGGTATCGAGCTACTTAATTTGGACACAGTTCTATTTCTGGAGCGGGGCAAACGTGCCCTGGGGAAAATTTTCGACGTGATCGGTCAGGTAAATCAACCCATCTATTGCGTGCTGTTCAACTCGAATCAGGAAATAGTGACCAAAAACATAACCACTGGCATGGAGGTATTTTGTGCACCAAGGACGGAACACACATCGTTTATCATTCTGTCAGAGCTGATGCGAACGAAAGGGTCCGACGCTAGCTGGATGCATGATAATGAAATTCCAGCCTACATGGCCGAACATTCGGATGATGAAGAGGAACGGGCCGCTAAAAGAAACCGAAAGAAGAATGCAGCAAATCGTCAACAATCACAGAATGATGACTACGAAGGCAGCGAGATGGGTGAAGAGGAACAGCAACAGCGTTACAATCCCCGGCAGCCAAGCCCATCGACTTCTAGAGGATATTACGGACGACATCTGCCACAGGGCGGTAGACAGTTCAATCCACGCTATCCGTCTGGTAACAGTTGGCATCACAACTACAATCCGCGCTTTAATCACCCGCATCAATACCGACCCCGTTTTCAACAGCGAAACCATCAGCAGTTCCAACAAATACCGCATAtgcaaccaccaccacaaggTGGTATGATGCTGCGGAATCCTTTCGCCGGCGGACAGGGTCCTCCAAGGCCACCGGCGGGATCGAATTAA
- the LOC128309623 gene encoding inositol-3-phosphate synthase isoform X1, with protein MASSSQLKVLSPSVHYTDEHIEVDYQYQTTTVVSSGPSGYTVKPETTELNIRTGRNVPRMGLMLVGWGGNNGSTLTAALEANKRSLEWRTRHGTQKANWYGSITQSSTVLLGSDATGQDVYIPMNELVPMVNPNDIVVDGWDISSLHIGDAMKRAQVLEVELQDQVYKRLSQLRPRPSIYDPDFIAANQAERADNTIQGTRYEQYQQIVKDIREFKQQSGVDKVVILWTANTERFAEVKEGLNTTMADLERSLKQNHTEISPSTIFAMAAIAENCIYINGSPQNTFVPGVIEMAEHYGAFIAGDDFKSGQTKLKSVLVDFLVSAGIKPVSIVSYNHLGNNDGKNLSAPQQFRSKEISKSNVVDDMVASNHILYGADEHPDHCVVIKYVPYVGDSKRAMDEYTSQIMLGGHNTLVIHNTCEDSLLATPLILDLAILGELCSRIQIRRKEPAGGEFVPFRSVLSLLSYLCKAPLVPQGTPVVNSLFRQRTAIENILRACVGLPPLSHMTLEHRFDLPIGERQSEGGQHIAKKARVNGATPFANGSSEKCNGVHNGDAHSSEKVSSH; from the exons ATGGCATCATCCTCACAGCTGAAGGTTCTTTCGCCGAGCGTCCACTATACGGACGAACATATTGAAGTGGACTACCAGTATCAAACGACAACGGTGGTTAGCAGCGGCCCAAGCGGATACACG GTGAAACCTGAAACTACGGAGTTGAACATCCGCACCGGGCGCAATGTGCCGCGGATGGGGTTGATGCTGGTCGGCTGGGGTGGCAACAATGGTTCGACGTTAACCGCCGCCCTGGAGGCAAACAAACGCAGCCTGGAATGGCGTACCCGGCACGGCACCCAGAAGGCCAACTGGTACGGTTCGATCACACAGTCGTCCACGGTGCTGCTCGGTTCCGATGCGACCGGCCAGGATGTGTACATTCCGATGAACGAGCTCGTGCCGATGGTGAACCCGAACGATATCGTTGTCGATGGGTGGGACATCAGCTCGTTGCACATTGGCGATGCGATGAAGCGAGCGCAGGTGCTCGAGGTGGAACTGCAGGATCAGGTGTACAAACGGTTGTCGCAGCTGCGCCCACGGCCATCGATCTACGATCCGGATTTTATTGCCGCCAACCAGGCGGAGCGTGCAGATAACACGATTCAGGGCACACGCTACGAGCAGTACCAGCAGATCGTGAAGGATATCCGCGAGTTTAAGCAGCAGTCCGGCGTGGACAAGGTGGTCATTCTATGGACGGCCAATACGGAGCGGTTTGCTGAGGTGAAGGAAGGCCTGAACACCACCATGGCTGATTTGGAGCGTTCGCTGAAGCAGAACCACACGGAGATCTCTCCTTCGACGATCTTCGCCATGGCCGCCATCGCGGAGAAT TGTATCTATATCAACGGATCCCCACAAAACACGTTTGTGCCCGGTGTGATCGAGATGGCGGAGCACTATGGGGCATTTATCGCTGGTGATGATTTTAAATCGGGACAAACGAAGCTAAAATCCGTGCTGGTAGATTTTCTCGTATCGGCCGGCATCAAGCCCGTCTCGATCGTCAGTTATAATCATCTGGGTAACAACGATGGCAAGAATCTCTCGGCCCCGCAGCAGTTCCGCTCGAAGGAGATCTCCAAGAGCAACGTGGTGGACGATATGGTTGCATCCAATCACATTCTGTACGGTGCGGACGAGCATCCGGATCACTGCGTCGTGATCAAGTACGTGCCGTACGTTGGCGATAGCAAGCGTGCGATGGACGAGTACACGAGCCAGATCATGCTCGGTGGTCACAACACGCTGGTCATTCATAACACCTGCGAGGATTCGCTTCTGGCCACACCGCTCATTCTCGATTTGGCCATTTTGGGCGAGCTCTGTTCGCGCATTCAGATTCGCCGCAAGGAGCCGGCGGGTGGAGAGTTTGTCCCGTTCCGGTCGGTACTTTCGCTGCTGAGCTATCTGTGCAAGGCACCGTTGGTACCGCAGGGCACACCGGTCGTTAATTCGCTCTTCCGTCAGCGGACGGCAATCGAGAATATTTTGCGCGCCTGTGTCGGTCTGCCACCGTTGAGTCATATGACGCTGGAGCACCGTTTTGATTTGCCGATCGGCGAGCGCCAGTCGGAGGGTGGTCAACACATTGCCAAGAAGGCACGCGTTAATGGTGCGACACCGTTTGCGAACGGTAGCAGCGAGAAATGTAACGGTGTGCATAATGGAGATGCTCATTCCTCGGAGAAAGTTAGCAGTCACTAA
- the LOC128309623 gene encoding inositol-3-phosphate synthase isoform X2 translates to MVREYRSATLQAACMHLVKPETTELNIRTGRNVPRMGLMLVGWGGNNGSTLTAALEANKRSLEWRTRHGTQKANWYGSITQSSTVLLGSDATGQDVYIPMNELVPMVNPNDIVVDGWDISSLHIGDAMKRAQVLEVELQDQVYKRLSQLRPRPSIYDPDFIAANQAERADNTIQGTRYEQYQQIVKDIREFKQQSGVDKVVILWTANTERFAEVKEGLNTTMADLERSLKQNHTEISPSTIFAMAAIAENCIYINGSPQNTFVPGVIEMAEHYGAFIAGDDFKSGQTKLKSVLVDFLVSAGIKPVSIVSYNHLGNNDGKNLSAPQQFRSKEISKSNVVDDMVASNHILYGADEHPDHCVVIKYVPYVGDSKRAMDEYTSQIMLGGHNTLVIHNTCEDSLLATPLILDLAILGELCSRIQIRRKEPAGGEFVPFRSVLSLLSYLCKAPLVPQGTPVVNSLFRQRTAIENILRACVGLPPLSHMTLEHRFDLPIGERQSEGGQHIAKKARVNGATPFANGSSEKCNGVHNGDAHSSEKVSSH, encoded by the exons ATGGTCAGGGAATATCGATCCGCTACATTACAGGCCGCATGCATGCACCTT GTGAAACCTGAAACTACGGAGTTGAACATCCGCACCGGGCGCAATGTGCCGCGGATGGGGTTGATGCTGGTCGGCTGGGGTGGCAACAATGGTTCGACGTTAACCGCCGCCCTGGAGGCAAACAAACGCAGCCTGGAATGGCGTACCCGGCACGGCACCCAGAAGGCCAACTGGTACGGTTCGATCACACAGTCGTCCACGGTGCTGCTCGGTTCCGATGCGACCGGCCAGGATGTGTACATTCCGATGAACGAGCTCGTGCCGATGGTGAACCCGAACGATATCGTTGTCGATGGGTGGGACATCAGCTCGTTGCACATTGGCGATGCGATGAAGCGAGCGCAGGTGCTCGAGGTGGAACTGCAGGATCAGGTGTACAAACGGTTGTCGCAGCTGCGCCCACGGCCATCGATCTACGATCCGGATTTTATTGCCGCCAACCAGGCGGAGCGTGCAGATAACACGATTCAGGGCACACGCTACGAGCAGTACCAGCAGATCGTGAAGGATATCCGCGAGTTTAAGCAGCAGTCCGGCGTGGACAAGGTGGTCATTCTATGGACGGCCAATACGGAGCGGTTTGCTGAGGTGAAGGAAGGCCTGAACACCACCATGGCTGATTTGGAGCGTTCGCTGAAGCAGAACCACACGGAGATCTCTCCTTCGACGATCTTCGCCATGGCCGCCATCGCGGAGAAT TGTATCTATATCAACGGATCCCCACAAAACACGTTTGTGCCCGGTGTGATCGAGATGGCGGAGCACTATGGGGCATTTATCGCTGGTGATGATTTTAAATCGGGACAAACGAAGCTAAAATCCGTGCTGGTAGATTTTCTCGTATCGGCCGGCATCAAGCCCGTCTCGATCGTCAGTTATAATCATCTGGGTAACAACGATGGCAAGAATCTCTCGGCCCCGCAGCAGTTCCGCTCGAAGGAGATCTCCAAGAGCAACGTGGTGGACGATATGGTTGCATCCAATCACATTCTGTACGGTGCGGACGAGCATCCGGATCACTGCGTCGTGATCAAGTACGTGCCGTACGTTGGCGATAGCAAGCGTGCGATGGACGAGTACACGAGCCAGATCATGCTCGGTGGTCACAACACGCTGGTCATTCATAACACCTGCGAGGATTCGCTTCTGGCCACACCGCTCATTCTCGATTTGGCCATTTTGGGCGAGCTCTGTTCGCGCATTCAGATTCGCCGCAAGGAGCCGGCGGGTGGAGAGTTTGTCCCGTTCCGGTCGGTACTTTCGCTGCTGAGCTATCTGTGCAAGGCACCGTTGGTACCGCAGGGCACACCGGTCGTTAATTCGCTCTTCCGTCAGCGGACGGCAATCGAGAATATTTTGCGCGCCTGTGTCGGTCTGCCACCGTTGAGTCATATGACGCTGGAGCACCGTTTTGATTTGCCGATCGGCGAGCGCCAGTCGGAGGGTGGTCAACACATTGCCAAGAAGGCACGCGTTAATGGTGCGACACCGTTTGCGAACGGTAGCAGCGAGAAATGTAACGGTGTGCATAATGGAGATGCTCATTCCTCGGAGAAAGTTAGCAGTCACTAA
- the LOC128297911 gene encoding NADH dehydrogenase [ubiquinone] 1 beta subcomplex subunit 4, whose amino-acid sequence MSQQEKAARRAALRNEYWRTMTNPHNHLRGESGGVFDTGLARFQAMRVNHYEHFKPTGRSFKIGLLTVVIPIIVYAKMMKHERDQREHQYRTGQVSYADRRFKFI is encoded by the exons ATGAGCCAACAGGAAAAGGCCGCCCGGCGTGCGGCTCTACGCAACGAGTACTGGCGCACGATGACCAACCCGCATAACCATTTGCGTGGGGAGAGCGGTGGTGTG TTTGATACTGGCCTAGCCCGGTTCCAGGCGATGCGCGTTAACCACTATGAGCACTTCAAGCCGACCGGACGCTCGTTCAAGATAGGATTGCTAACCGTCGTCATACCGATCATCGTGTACGCTAAGATGATGAAGCATGAGCGCGACCAGCGGGAACATCAGTACCGCACCGGACAGGTGTCGTACGCTGACCGTCGCTTCAAGTTCATCTAA
- the LOC128298755 gene encoding cathepsin L-like produces the protein MKFLILILGFVAAANAISIFDLVKEEWTAFKLQHRKKYDSETEERIRMKIYVQNKHKIAKHNQRFDLGQEKYRLRVNKYADLLHEEFVHTLNGFNRSAAGHLLRGDLKPIEEPVFWIEPANVEVPKTIDWRKKGAVTAVKDQGHCGSCWSFSATGALEGQHFRKTGKLVSLSEQNLVDCSQKYGNNGCNGGMMDFAFQYVKDNKGIDTEKSYPYEAIDDECHYNPKAVGATDKGFVDIPQGDEKALMKAIATVGPVSVAIDASHESFQFYSEGVYYEPQCDSEQLDHGVLAVGYGTSEEGEDYWLVKNSWGTTWGDQGYVKMARNRDNHCGIATTASYPLV, from the exons ATGAAATTCCTAATACTCATCCTCGGCTTTGTTGCGGCCGCTAATGCGATCTCCATCTTTGATCTCGTGAAGGAAGAATGGACTGCTTTCAAG TTGCAACATCGTAAAAAGTACGATAGCGAGACGGAGGAACGCATCCGGATGAAGATCTACGTACAGAATAAGCACAAAATTGCTAAACACAATCAGCGCTTCGATCTTGGCCAGGAGAAGTACCGTCTGCGCGTGAACAAGTACGCTGATCTGCTGCACGAGGAGTTTGTCCACACGCTAAACGGCTTTAACCGTTCTGCCGCCGG CCACCTGCTGCGTGGTGATCTGAAGCCCATCGAGGAGCCTGTGTTCTGGATTGAACCGGCCAACGTTGAAGTACCGAAGACCATCGATTGGCGCAAGAAAGGTGCCGTCACTGCGGTAAAGGATCAAG GACACTGTGGCTCGTGCTGGTCATTCTCGGCGACCGGCGCACTGGAGGGACAGCATTTCCGCAAGACCGGCAAGCTGGTGTCGCTGTCCGAGCAGAATCTCGTCGACTGTTCGCAGAAGTACGGTAACAATGGTTGCAACGGTGGCATGATGGACTTCGCCTTCCAGTACGTCAAGGACAACAAGGGTATCGATACGGAGAAGTCGTACCCGTACGAGGCGATCGACGATGAGTGCCATTACAACCCGAAAGCCGTCGGTGCCACAGACAAGGGCTTCGTCGACATTCCACAGGGCGATGAGAAGGCACTGATGAAGGCGATCGCCACCGTCGGTCCGGTATCGGTTGCCATCGATGCGTCGCACGAATCGTTCCAGTTCTACTCGGAGGGTGTGTACTATGAGCCGCAGTGCGACTCGGAACAGCTCGACCACGGTGTGCTGGCGGTCGGTTATGGTACGTCCGAGGAGGGTGAAGATTACTGGCTGGTGAAGAACTCGTGGGGAACCACCTGGGGCGACCAGGGATACGTAAAGATGGCGCGTAACCGAGACAATCACTGCGGTATTGCTACCACCGCTAGCTACCCATTGGTATAA